CTATAAAATGTGACAATATTGTGGACATACAGAATGAGAATGAGTCATCTTCCAACAAATGACATTCGAGGCGGGCCAATTCTTAAACCGTCTCGGGTTGGTTGACAATCCGAGGTGGGCTCTTTTCTTACAATTTGAAGGAAAGCAATCCAATGCATGTATTAGACCATTCTCCTTATACACGGTCATCGACGTGCCCTCCTCTCCTCCAATCCCACTTCTTCATCCGACTACTCTCTAATAGATTCAATGTACTGCCGGGCTCCGATGTCGACCCCCCTACCCTCTCCTCACTACGATTGCTCTTGGGATCTGGGCATGGCAACCGATGCATGGTCAATTGGAACATGTTTTCTAGGCCGAAAACTCTCAGCCACTTAGGAGTGTTCGATTTGCATAAGTTCATGGTATTGCGCCTTCGATGGTCGTGGTATGAGTGAAAAATGCCGGACTGGGCATGGGTGGGGTTAGGCAAACCTTGCGATGAGATGGACATGAACCTTTTCTATGCCACCACCAGAATCTCTGTTGGCGACGCAGTGCATCCAAATTTCCGTACTACTCCCCATGGCTACAAGGGGAAAAGCTTACATATGCCGTGCCTACATATTTTGAGATCTCCAAGAGGAGAAATGTGCACATTAAAGATGCATGCATTAGAGACGAGCTTCACGATCGTGCTTGGATTGGGAAGATTGACATGAGTATGACTTTTTGATCACGCACATTCAACAATTTTACAAGCTTTGGACAATGCTTGCCCAGGTTCAACTTCAAGATGACACCGtggatgattttttttttcaacttCACCGCCCTTGAGGAGTCTATTAAGTAACTTGGATTCTTGGGAGAGGGCATAGGTGGAAGGATATGGAATCGCTTGTTATGCTACGCTTTGCTGCAGCCTCGACCCCAATCCGGCCACGCGTATTGAAACGGACGAGATCATGGAGCACCCCTGGTTCTGCCATGACGCGAACGACGGCGGAGGCGAGCAGGAGCAACTGATGCGCGGCCACAAGGAGGCGGCGTGGTTCAATACGGAGTTCGAGGAGGAGATGGCGCGGGATATGACCGCGTTCGACATCCTGGCCTTCTCACCAGGCTCGGACCTCTCCGGGTTGTCCGGTGTCAGGCCGGGCACGGAGCGGGTGTTCGTCGGCGAGCCCGCGGCGGTCGTGCTGGCCCGGGTTGAGGATGCTGGGAAGAAGCGAGGGCACCGTGTAAGGAGGGAGGGGAAGAACCGCACTATACCGGTGTTcgtggaggcggtggccggcggcatTGTCGCCAAGGTGACTGTGTTTAGGATCGCCGAAGCGTTATCAGTGGTCGAGGTCGTGAAGGGCCATGATGCGGAGGCCACGACGTTCTGGAAGGATTGGCTAGAGCCAGCCATGAAGCCTCGAACAGTGTGAAAAACTTACAGAGTGCGAGCCGAATATCATATCGTCTCGCCGTGCTGGCGCCGCGGAGCGCGCATCGAGAATTGTTGTTTCAATGGCGGATTATTTTGATTTCTTTTCTTCGGGTCGTGTTAAAGCGGCTGCAATGTGGTGGGGGGAAGAATTCTTGCCAACTCGAGACAACAATCGCAATCGCCACTACTCACAGGGGCACGGGCACGAACACATCGCCCGACGACATGAAACTCGGCTTCCGCGCCGCTCCCTCGATAAAGGTCGGGCAGGATGGAAAAGTACAACGGACTTGGATCGCAAACTTGCACAGATCGACAGGGACTGCTGGGTTACCTTCGGCAGCGTGATGAACCGCCGAGTGCTGTGAGCTGGGTTTGGTAAAGATTGTGATTGCCTTGCCTCTGGCGCGCCCCGTGATTTGATGTTTCAGCGCCGAACTGTTTTCTTGTTTGTGGTCGTGCTAATGGTGTAGTGCATCAGCACGACGTGTCGTTATCCTATACCTAAATAGTTGGTCCTCACTAACTCTAATTCTCCTAACATGCAGCCCTTCACATTATCATCCAATAACAATATTTTGTAGCACATGCATTATGCATACCCCATTTAATTGTTCTTACTCCAGAAATACATGCATACTCTGTATTCACAAACAATTACTTTCAAAAATAATGGCGCTAcaagagaaagaagaagatgatAAATTGGTAAGGCAAACATGGGCGTTTAATTTGGATGGTGACTTGACTTGTGTCAAGTGCGCACCGTACGGACTTTTACCAGCAAGCAGGGAAGAGTCCTACGGCTAGGCCCTTCTCCGTGGTGGCCGGGCCGTATCATTTTCGAACCTCGAGGTTGCAACTTGCAACGCGACGTCCACCTCAACCGAGTTGCCGGAATCGGATAGCAGTGGTCCGCCCCCGCTCCGCCGTCGGTGCACCGGGCATGCACGGGTGCTCTCGAGTTTACAGCTAATCTGTTGCCGGAGCCACGCCGAGCCGGCGTCAATCATTGCCGGAGTAAGGTGGACACGGTGCCACCGGCGGAGCTCTGCGTCGTGTGAGTGAAACCATTGACCTGCGCCAACCCCATGGCCAAGTTGGCCTACCCAAGCTTCCACGTCCGTCTCCCAACCGAAGCCAGCGCAGCACCACCGTCGCGCTCGTGCACCGCACCCCGGATTCTCCCGTACCGGCGTCGAGATTCCTCCGTGCACGGTGGCAGGTCCGGCACGGGGTACATAGTCTGAGGGTCCCCGTCCACCGGCCACCTAACgttcgctcgtcctcgaccgctgGCTTGTCACCGGTGGCGGTGGGTGATAAGCGAGTGGTGCCATGGAGTTCATGCGTTATAGTTCAGCCACAAGATCTGAACTGATCAGATGGAGCATGATAGGACGCGTGGTGGGTGATAGCATACGGGAGTCCCCCTTGTTCCTGTTTGTTTCTTCTGTGGGCGCTGATCATGACCAGTGGTGCATTCTGGTGCCGATGCCAACCCCATGTGCTCTTGTCCATCGATCGTGCGGTCGTCCGAAGCCTGGCTGGCTGGCTCGCCCATGGTTCGTCAGGTTGCCCACCTGCGACGCTCGTGGCCGGAGACGGAGACTGTGGCCACCGCCATAGCGGTCGGCCTCGGCCATGCGCCATGCCATGCCGCCGGGATAAGGATGAAGTTCGTCGGCTCGGTGCCGTGCAAGCTGGCCCCTGCCGCGACCGCGATCGATCGGCCGTCCGGCCggggatcagctcaagtgcgtacACCGCTGCATTATTCCGGTGCATCTCACCCACGAGCTGGAGCGATGCGACGACCTGACCCCGACACGGTCGATGGCACGGTTCCGTAAGAGAAACCAGAGTTCCCGGCCACAAACACCGGAGAGGTGTGCATGACGCTCTATCTGTGATGCATGAGTCTGAAAACATATTATAGTCACGGGTCCTTATCATCAGTATACATGACACCTCATCTCACATAATTGGCGCAAAATATTACTGTTAACAATCTTGGGTTATAGGAAAAACAATTGCCAATTATTGCCTGGTGCATCCACACATGGGTGAGACGAGATGATGGGCTGAGAAACAGGTTCAGCGGTCGAGTGGTGCTGCTGACGAACATGAGTGCAGCGCTTTGCTATCTTGTTTTAGCCTGTGTGGAAGTGACATGTGGCCATgtgatgttagagcatctccagccgtgtcCCCAACAGGTCCTTCTCAGAagtttttgccgcgccggcgccggaAAAACGGCCCAGTTGCGCCTCCAGAAGctcgtttttcgccggctcgggccgaaactggtgccggcggacccaggccgaacccggcgcccttggggcgcctggggcgccggcacaagtgaaaagggcgcgtgggtccgccctgtcggcgaggcgggcgcctcttcccgccgtttcttcccgctTTTTCCCACTTCCCTCCCATATTCTTccttcctcccgccaatctccctcccgctcacctcccagccggccgccatgccatCGAAGAAGTACATCGCCCCCCGCGCGGCGGCAACcgcgaccgcctccgtcgcccagccgaagcagaggaagccgagggtgcCGCAGATCAAGCCACCGGGCATGTcaaacgccgagtggagggcggaagttcagcgacggaaggctgtcaccgccgaccggcggaacagggccatctccaagaaggcccgcgacaacgcggcgcgcgcggctgcggctgcctcatcggcggaccaagccgaggccgaggcgacccgcgcggggatgatgaatccacccggaagccacgcccagtacgcgccctcgGGCCAGCAAGGTGTTGGCTGTCCGCAGCCATGGGGATCGCCCTCGCCGGGCTACACCTATggggacgcgcacggtgggttcaacccaaacgtcaccttcccccatggatacccagcccagcgcacgccctctcccgccttcgccggcgtgcagtatcctccatacaactactcaccGCCCGCCTACGCTTCCTCCCTGACGCCCCCGCTACGCCGTGGCCcactgcccttctcgcacctcggcgacaccgtcgagaccgaggccgacatggacgacatcattgCGGCAGGTTCGGCTGCGGCCGCCACGTCTCCCGGGTTCGTCACCCAGGACGAGGTggtggatctcagcggcggcatggacggcgagctcggctacgtctacggcgaggacgagcaggaggagcaggaggaggaggacgacgaggaggaggaggaggaggagccgacgccTGTTCCGGTGAAGGGacgcaagaagaagaagcgggcggccaggtcaggcaagccgcgcatcaagtgggcgtccaaggagaaggaatgcctcgccgaagcatggaaagtcgtctgcctcgacccgactgtgacgcccccgattcaatcgtacactaatcatgcacgcaaacgtgtacgatcaggatcagggactcacgggaagatatcacaacacaactctaaaacataaataagtcatacaagcatcataatacaagccaggggcctcgagggctcgaatacaagtgctcgatcatagacgagtcagcggaagcaacaatatctgagtacagacataagttaagcaagtttgccttaagaaggctagcacaaactgggatacagatcgaaagaggcgcaggcctcctgcctgggatcctcctaaactactccaggtcgtcatcagcgggagcacgtagtagtaggcacctccagtgaagtaggggtcgtcgtcgacggtggcgtctggctcctggactccaacatctggttgcgacaaccagaaagaagggaaaggggaaaaaggggggagaaagcaaccgtgagtactcatccaaagtactcgcaagcaaggaactacactacatatgcatgggtatatgtgtaaggaggccatatcagtggactgaactgcagaatgccagaataagagggggatagctaatcctgtcgaagactacgcttctcgcagccaccgtcttgcatcaagtaaaagagagtagattgaagtcctccaagtagcatcttcaagtagcatctccatgcagcatcgcatagcataatcctacccggcgatcccctcctcatatccctgagggagagcgaccaccggttgtatctggcactaggaagggtgtgttttattaagtatccggttctagttgtcataaggtcaaggtacaactccaagtcgtcctgttaccgaagatcacggctattcgaatagattaacttccctgcaggggtgcaccacataacccaacacgcttgatcccatttggccggacacactttcctgggtcatgcccggccgcggaagatcaacacgtcgcagccccacctaggcaaaacagagaggccagcacgccggtctaaacctaagcgcgcaggggtctgggcccatcgccctgagcacacctgcacgttgcgtgggcggccgaaagcagacctagcctagtggcgttccagtccaattcggcgcgcgccgctccgtcgctgacgtctgaagtgcttcggctgataccacgacgtcgggatacccataactactcccacgtagatggttagtgcgtataggctcgtagccgactcagatcaaataccaagatctcgttaagcgtgttaagtatccgcgaacgccgaacagggccaggcccacctgtctcctaggtggtctcaacctgccctgtcgctccgccacaaagtaacagtcgagggccgtcgggaacccaggcccacctctaccgggatggagccacctgtcctttcagccccctcgtcagaatcacttgcgggtactcaatgagctgacccgactttagtcaccatctgtatagtatgtatgaatgtatagtatatacccgtgatcacctcccaagtgatcacggcccgatagtatagcaaggcagactgacaagaatgtagggccaatgatgataaactagcatcctatactaagcatttaggattgcaggtaaggtatcaacagatgtagcgacgatgtcaggctatgcatcagaataggattaacgaaagcagtaacatgctacactactctaatgcaagcagtatagaggagaataggcgatatctggtgatcaagggggggggcttgcctgattgctctggcaagaaggaggggtcgtcaactccgtagtcgaactgggcagcagcagcgtcggtctcgtagtctaccggagagaagagggggaagaaacaatgaataccatgtaaacagatgcatatcgatgcatgacatgacaagtaacgttgcgaggcgtgccctaacgtggtatgaggtggttcCGGTtaaggggggggaacatccgggaaagtattcccggtgtttcgcgttttcgggcaggggagccggagggggaaagttgcaggttcgataggttaggggtgtgtggcggtcgaacggactgcgtatccggaatcgtctcgtcgttctgagtaactttcatgtagaaagtattttcatccgagttacggattattttatattaatttttaaagttttaaatcattttctaatttattaattattaattaaatcaacattatccagattAGTGTTCgctgacgtcggcatgacgtcagcagtcaacgttgaccgttgacctggtcaacctgacaggtgggtcccaattgtcattgtCTGAGTTTAACTAAACaggttaattagcttaattacttgattaggttaactaattctaattaatttagttaaacccaattaattaacttaattaattcactaattaattaattaattaattatttcttttactaatttcattttcattttcattttcatttttctcctctttccctttttcttttcttctttctgatTTACAAGGGGGAGGGCCCCACCTGTAAGTGGCTCAGGCCACCTCCCTCCTGTGCACGAACGCACACAGGGAAGGGGCAGGGGCGCGGTGGCCGGACCGGGCTCCGGCGAGGCCGTGTTCGAGGCCGGCAGGACGGAGACGAGGGGCGGCGGGTTCGGGCGCTGGAGCGGACAGCGGGCGCGGGGAGGGAGAGGTCGCAGGAGGCGGCTGTCCGGGGGGGGGGGCACTAGGCGAGGTCATGGCCTCGCGGGGGGGGCCCGGCGCGCGGCCACAGAGGCCGGTGAGGGCACGAGTGGGCGCTGTCGGCCACGGTTGGGCGTGGCGACGAGCGCGAGGCGGGACGGTGCGAGGGGCGCACAGGCTAGGCGAGGGAGGAGCGGACGGGGGTCGGTCGGCGCGTGTTCATGCATACGGGGACAGGGGAGAGAAGAGGCTAGGGGCCTCACCGGCGttgatggggagagggggcgccgagGTTTGCTGTCGGCCGGCGGGGAAGAGGTCGAGGacgcgaggtccggcgaggagggGTCGAGGTGGCGTCCGACGTGGGGCAGGGCATGGCGACGCCGGCGAAGCGACTGATGGGCGACGacccgaggcagggggcgcggcgtCGATCTCGGGAGGTCGTGGGATGGAGGGGCGCCGGCGGGGAAGGGCCCTGTCGCGGCAGTGGTGGCGGAGGCGGGCGCagcccggcgacggcggggcggcgtcgggccccGGCGTCGGGCTCGGGGGCAACGGGATCGGGGCGCATCTGCGCGACGAGGGCGAGGTGGAGGGGGGatgaggcggcggcgaggagcgagGGGAGGACGGCGATGAGGCGTCGCCGGGATGGGCGCC
The window above is part of the Triticum aestivum cultivar Chinese Spring chromosome 2A, IWGSC CS RefSeq v2.1, whole genome shotgun sequence genome. Proteins encoded here:
- the LOC123191506 gene encoding CBL-interacting protein kinase 29-like; its protein translation is MRHAAGIRMEFVGPVPCTLTPATTAIDRLRRCIIPVQLTHEMERCDDRTPTRSMARFRVEGYGIACYATLCCSLDPNPATRIETDEIMEHPWFCHDANDGGGEQEQLMRGHKEAAWFNTEFEEEMARDMTAFDILAFSPGSDLSGLSGVRPGTERVFVGEPAAVVLARVEDAGKKRGHRVRREGKNRTIPVFVEAVAGGIVAKVTVFRIAEALSVVEVVKGHDAEATTFWKDWLEPAMKPRTV